The following are encoded in a window of Brevibacillus sp. DP1.3A genomic DNA:
- a CDS encoding Flp pilus assembly protein CpaB — MLESKRRAIIFLVLSFLLAALAGFLFLQKIKDLNAQLGEMVEIYEANADIPSRALIQPDQLTVREIPKKYADDSYIIDKASLKNQVTIVPLSKGDIITKNIMKPANVVRDQNNRLVTVFSSTNVVFDQELEALDRVDVIISHEENGKPVTEVFMKDVPVAMVAKSENSFKGVALELPASSSSKSWNARKKLPRSGSSGNEML; from the coding sequence ATGTTGGAATCAAAACGTAGGGCAATTATTTTCCTTGTACTATCGTTCCTACTTGCTGCACTTGCGGGCTTTCTATTTCTGCAAAAAATCAAGGATTTGAATGCGCAACTGGGCGAAATGGTGGAAATTTACGAAGCAAATGCAGATATTCCATCTCGGGCACTGATTCAACCCGACCAATTGACAGTAAGGGAAATCCCCAAAAAGTACGCGGATGATTCGTACATCATCGATAAAGCTAGCTTGAAAAATCAAGTCACGATCGTTCCCTTGTCAAAGGGAGACATCATCACGAAAAACATCATGAAGCCAGCCAATGTTGTACGGGACCAGAACAACAGACTTGTGACGGTGTTTTCATCAACCAATGTCGTCTTCGACCAGGAGCTGGAGGCGTTAGATCGGGTGGACGTCATCATCTCGCATGAGGAGAACGGGAAGCCCGTGACGGAAGTGTTCATGAAAGACGTGCCAGTCGCCATGGTGGCCAAATCGGAGAACAGCTTCAAGGGGGTAGCTCTTGAGCTGCCCGCGAGCAGTTCAAGCAAGAGCTGGAACGCGCGAAAGAAATTGCCCAGAAGTGGGAGCAGTGGAAACGAGATGCTTTGA
- a CDS encoding A24 family peptidase has protein sequence MVLSWYVIIPILFVMAVAMYTDLRRRLIYDWLTLPGIVYFLVLHAYLHPEKWLTYAMGVIVLGGISLLMAVISNGQMGGGDIKLLALVGAAVGWQAGLVVLMLTYLLAGVSVLPMWAIAKMTGRIKLGREIPLAPFVAGGTSLMLVIIMYS, from the coding sequence TATGTCATCATTCCCATTCTTTTCGTAATGGCAGTCGCTATGTATACCGACCTACGCCGCCGTCTCATTTACGACTGGCTGACGCTTCCGGGAATTGTATATTTTCTCGTTCTGCATGCATACCTTCATCCAGAGAAATGGCTGACTTATGCGATGGGAGTTATTGTGCTGGGAGGAATTTCGTTACTTATGGCGGTGATCAGCAACGGCCAAATGGGCGGAGGAGATATTAAGCTGCTCGCTCTGGTTGGCGCAGCGGTTGGATGGCAAGCGGGGTTGGTCGTGCTCATGCTTACGTATTTGCTTGCGGGAGTCAGTGTGCTTCCCATGTGGGCCATCGCCAAAATGACAGGCAGGATAAAGCTGGGGCGAGAAATCCCGTTGGCTCCATTTGTTGCGGGTGGGACCAGTCTCATGCTGGTCATAATCATGTATTCCTAG